In Erigeron canadensis isolate Cc75 chromosome 6, C_canadensis_v1, whole genome shotgun sequence, the following are encoded in one genomic region:
- the LOC122605895 gene encoding uncharacterized protein LOC122605895: MMANDTYTTKWNEKGMETNEGLRTLECLRGRLLAERAASKAANDESEQIGKKVLELEKQLKMEVKSRNKAEKRLNFLMKKLESLNISYVNANSADDYESCSSVSEKGEISSVSSSCISSQHQMELQFQKAHLKNSGEKINCHEAIAQNSNENVIFPTSQKDGDKDDLEKADYNGSNSLVTKDNIGHEGSDQEADDNVDNSMALVEIKEDTITTPRNEEDHNDSIDNSMVLVVVDSMVPKEEKHDVPICNGNVKDVLDALRYARESLQASIEMRRHMNSNISQTRLNGISC; encoded by the exons ATGATGGCTAATGAtacatacacaacaaaatggaa TGAGAAAGGAATGGAAACAAATGAAGGTTTGAGGACTTTAGAGTGTTTAAGAGGCAGATTGCTTGCTGAAAGAGCAGCTTCTAAGGCTGCAAATGATGAATCTGAACAAATTGGCAAAAAG GTGTTAGAGCTTGAAAAGCAGTTGAAAATGGAGGTTAAATCAAGAAACAAAGCTGAAAAAAGGCTAAACTTTTTAATGAAAAAGCTTGAGTCTTTGAACATATCTTATGTTAATGCTAATTCAGCTGATGATTATGAATCTTGTTCAAGTGTTTCTGAAAAAGGTGAAATTTCATCTGTTTCATCATCTTGTATATCTTCTCAACATCAAATGGAATTGCAATTCCAAAAGGCCCATCTCAAAAACAGTGGTGAAAAAATAAATTGCCATGAGGCAATTGCTCAGAATTCCAATGAGAATGTGATTTTTCCAACAAGTCAAAAAGATGGTGATAAAGATGATTTAGAGAAAGCTGATTACAATGG GTCAAATTCTCTTGTTACAAAAGACAACATTGGTCACGAAGGAAGCGATCAAGAGGCGGATGATAATGTCGATAATTCGATGGCATTGGTTGAAATCAAAGAGGACACGATCACGACACCAAGGAACGAAGAAGATCACAATGATAGCATTGACAACTCCATGGTGTTAGTTGTGGTCGATTCTATGGTACCAaaagaagagaaacatgatgttcCTATTTGTAATGGCAATGTGAAAGATGTTCTTGATGCTTTAAGGTATGCTAGAGAAAGTCTTCAAGCTTCAATTGAGATGAGAAGACACATGAATTCAAACATTTCTCAAACTAGACTCAATGGAATCTCTTGTTGA
- the LOC122603979 gene encoding protein MODIFIER OF SNC1 11: MATAAAASNATATQTDDHPTKTVDLTTTTTTNVVSTEKPPVLSTDVKDGDTNLKSEDPAATNNSNKVDGDSIIQRKIRRAERFGMPVQLSEEEKRNSRAERFGTTPGSLGSDATKKAEELKRKARAERFGITKSTPAEEAEKKKARLSRFGSASSASANPAEEEKKKARALRFSGTPNVNGKLEPKATIAGKAGGQA, translated from the exons ATGGCGACGGCAGCAGCGGCATCCAATGCGACGGCGACTCAGACTGACGACCATCCTACGAAGACTGTAGACTTGACAACAACTACAACAACAAACGTCGTTTCGACCGAGAAACCACCGGTTCTATCCACCGACGTCAAAGACGGCGACACAAATCTGAAAAGTGAAGATCCGGCAGCGACTAATAACAGTAATAAAGTAGACGGTGACTCTATTATTCAGAGGAAGATTCGCCGTGCTGAGCGGTTCGGTATGCCTGTTCAGCTTTCTGAAGAAGAAAAACGCAATTCTCGTGCTGAAAG GTTTGGTACCACACCTGGCTCACTAGGATCAGATGCCACAAAGAAAGCTGAGGAGTTGAAAAGGAAGGCTAGAGCAGAGAG ATTTGGTATCACGAAATCAACGCCAGCAGAGGAAGCTGAGAAAAAGAAGGCAAGACTTTCCAGGTTCGGATCGGCTTCAAGTGCTAGTGCTAATCCTGCTGAAGAGGAGAAAAAGAAAGCAAGGGCACTCAG ATTTTCAGGAACACCTAATGTGAATGGAAAACTTGAACCGAAGGCAACGATTGCTGGAAAAGCAGGTGGCCAGGCTTGA
- the LOC122603978 gene encoding probable serine/threonine-protein kinase PBL7 has product MGWFPCSGTSSSSSSSSSKKKKRRKKNHSLDPIHSTSSESIRSNPLFKAKEGTKDGGSNHLAAQTFTFREMAAATKNFRGDCLLGEGGFGRVYKGRLDSSNQIVAIKQLDRNGLQGNREFLVEVLMLGLLHHPNLVNLIGYCADGDQRLLVYEYMALGSLDDHLHDPSPGKKPLDWNTRMKIAAGAAKGLEYLHDKASPPVIYRDLKCSNILLGESYHPKLSDFGLAKLGPVGDNTHVSTRVMGTYGYCAPEYAMTGQLTLKSDVYSFGVVLLEIITGRKAIDNSTTGGEQNLVTWARPLFKDRRKFCQIADPALQGQYPARGLYQALAVAAMCVQEQPNMRPVIADVVTALSYLASQKYDPEIHPIQNPHWSPSTPPRSRRDNDKRQNGGSGSGSGSGSVSGSEKNYTKRFF; this is encoded by the exons atgggGTGGTTTCCGTGTTCTggaacatcatcatcatcttcatcgtcATCTTCAAAGAAGAAAAAGCGAAGAAAGAAGAATCACTCTCTTGATCCAATTCACTCTACTTCTTCAG AAAGTATTAGGTCAAATCCGTTATTTAAAGCCAAGGAAGGGACCAAAGATGGAGGATCAAACCATCTTGCGGCCCAAACATTCACATTTCGTGAAATGGCAGCTGCAACTAAAAATTTTAGAGGTGATTGTCTTCTTGGAGAGGGAGGTTTTGGCAGAGTATATAAAGGGCGACTTGATAGTTCGAATCAG ATTGTAGCCATTAAGCAACTGGACCGCAATGGACTTCAAGGAAACCGAGAATTTTTAGTGGAAGTATTGATGTTGGGTTTACTTCACCACCCAAATCTTGTTAACTTGATTGGCTATTGTGCTGATGGAGATCAAAGGCTACTCGTTTACGAATACATGGCTTTGGGATCTCTCGATGACCATCTTCATG ACCCCTCACCTGGTAAGAAACCACTTGATTGGAATACCAGAATGAAAATTGCTGCTGGAGCTGCTAAAGGGCTGGAGTATCTACATGACAAAGCAAGTCCACCTGTAATATACCGTGATTTAAAATGCTCCAACATATTGCTTGGCGAATCATATCATCCAAAACTCTCTGATTTTGGGTTAGCCAAACTCGGGCCTGTTGGGGATAACACACATGTTTCTACACGGGTCATGGGTACCTATGGTTATTGTGCCCCAGAGTATGCCATGACTGGACAATTGACTCTAAAATCAGATGTCTATAGCTTCGGGGTTGTGCTTTTGGAAATCATAACTGGTAGGAAAGCCATTGATAATTCTACAACTGGTGGAGAGCAGAATTTGGTTACATGG GCAAGACCTTTGTTCAAAGATAGGAGGAAGTTCTGCCAGATTGCCGATCCAGCACTTCAAGGGCAGTATCCAGCTAGAGGTTTGTATCAGGCTCTTGCTGTTGCAGCCATGTGTGTGCAGGAACAACCTAACATGCGTCCGGTTATTGCTGATGTGGTCACAGCCTTGAGCTACCTTGCTTCACAGAAATATGACCCCGAAATCCATCCAATTCAAAATCCTCACTGGTCACCTTCTACTCCTCCTAGATCAAGACGTGACAATGACAAGAGACAGAATGGTGGAAGTGGAAGTGGCAGTGGGAGTGGCAGTGTCAGTGGATCTGAGAAAAATTATACGAAAAGGTTTTTCTGA